The Pelodiscus sinensis isolate JC-2024 chromosome 30, ASM4963464v1, whole genome shotgun sequence genome has a window encoding:
- the LOC102458859 gene encoding olfactory receptor 10C1-like: MENAEGGNQTPIVELILVGFGNGPELQPLLFLLFLVIYLVAVAGNLLIVVLVVADRHLHTPMYYFVANLSSVEICYVSTTLPRLLASLVTGHRNISLQNCIVQFHFYVILSTAECQLLTAMCCDRYLAICHPLRYPALMNGRVCCHMVAWAWIIAILYSIMLEMLILQLTYCGPKEFDHFFCDFAPINPFCGNADILAMGTNYVSIILTIMNFLLSLASYTCIIISILRINSSTGRQKAFSTCSSHLIVVAVYNVCIIITYVVPEFNPPPLLYKTLSVLYGILVPLLNPVLYSLRNKEVNQALRTAIEKLAAFRHRHGV, from the coding sequence ATGGAGAATGCAGAAGGAGGGAATCAAACACCCATTGTAGAACTGATCCTCGTTGGCTTTGGGAAcggccctgaactgcagcccctcctcttcctgctgttcctAGTGATCTACCTGGTGGCTGTGGCTGGGAATCTCCTCATCGTTGTGCTAGTGGTGGCCGatcggcaccttcacacccccatgtactacttcgTGGCCAATTTGTCCTCTGTAGAGATCTGCTACgtctccaccaccctgcccaggctgctggccagtctcgtGACCGGGCACAGAAACATTTCTCTTCAGAACTGCATCGTGCAATTCCATTTCTATGTTATCCTGTCTACTGCGGAATGCCAGCTGCTCACAGCAATGTGTTGTGACCGGTACCTAGCGATCTGCCACCCCCTCCGTTACCCTGCTCTGATGAACGGCAGGGTTTGCTGCCACATGGTGGCCTGGGCCTGGATAATCGCCATTTTGTACAGTATCATGCTGGAAATGTTAATTTTGCAATTAACATACTGTGGTCCCAAAGAATTTGatcatttcttttgtgattttgcaCCCATAAACCCATTCTGTGGCAATGCGGACATACTGGCAATGGGGACAAACTACGTGTCTATCATATTGACAATTATGAATTTTCTACTGTCCCTGGCATCCTACACTTGTATCATCATCTCCATCCTGAGAATCAACTCCAGcactgggaggcaaaaggccttttccacctgctcctctcaCCTCATTGTGGTTGCAGTTTACAATGTGTGTATAATTATAACATATGTGGTTCCAGAGTTTAACCCTCCGCCACTCCTATACAAAACATTGTCTGTCTTGTATGGAATCCTGGTACCTTTGCTCAACCCTGTtctctacagcctgaggaacaaggaggtcAATCAGGCCCTGAGAACAGCTATTGAGAAACTGGCTGCTTTCAGACACAGGCACGGAGTGTGA